In one window of Stigmatopora argus isolate UIUO_Sarg chromosome 19, RoL_Sarg_1.0, whole genome shotgun sequence DNA:
- the prdm1c gene encoding PR domain zinc finger protein 1 isoform X3 gives MCGSSQGFTGSSSESSQVMLTSEGSPHRTEVMAVAVAESDMTSWSEADFEEKCTYIVKDQPLEEVSKSDRKTRAERSLPRNLTLRRRLGSVQVSGVTSTELIPKGTRFGPLVGERYTNEMLLKDANRKYFWRVFSHGTLHHILDGLNEEKSNWMRFVNPACCINEQNLIACQSGLDIYFYTIKPLLPGQEMLVWYSSELAQRCNYPPLGQLNMDCAAEQHQLQRKTTEKRGHSVKEILREEPSKPLTSIHQQMDSFSSQGNFSILPIVYPIQPHSESIHRYASLPPLPSCSPPVAKKSALSNHIPSNLHFNFQHSPGHVVAKPYPELSVQDRVYPTFRHAPYFLPHYSTCPDRILPHPYLSYPDRLKPYLTLSTHLLPFDGYANLHHSGNKNFTLALSNTKEDLIPSPTGDTKNENNLTSRKTDDLKIPCKHSGDADLPLPSTSTLTSVFTNPYKTQPSLIPGGCSPPLGMAASFDHAPSKPTTPLPSNTTHAMDLSKGKKEDHVSGYKTLSYPLTRQNGKIRYECNICRKVFGQLSNLKVHLRVHSGERPFRCQTCNKNFTQLAHLQKHYLVHTGEKPHECKVCHKRFSSTSNLKTHQRLHSGERPYQCKVCPARFTQFIHLKLHKRLHTGERPYRCPCCPSAYFHQCSLQVHLRGFCPLSPSSPHHHSPEELQRVNSEIESFDVSEEAEHLEAMAAEAKMDKRDVLDLIQRMDTRPFSRQDRATEVSELFDSVKRVSLMQIHHGSPLPLHPSTIKRESGSMSETEDGLGNPAI, from the exons gGCTCGTCCTCTGAGAGCAGCCAAGTCATGTTAACCTCTGAAGGGTCACCGCACAGGACAGAGGTCATGGCGGTTGCAGTGGCAGAGTCTGACATGACATCGTGGAGCGAGGCCGACTTTGAAGAGAAGTGCACATACATTGTGAAGGACCAACCGCTGGAAGAAGTGTCTAAAAGCGACAGAAAGACAAGAGCCGAGAGGTCCTTGCCCAGGAATCTGACGCTGAGACGCCGGCTAGGCTCCGTTCAG GTGAGTGGAGTGACCAGCACAGAGTTGATACCAAAGGGGACACGTTTTGGACCTCTGGTGGGGGAAAGATACACCAATGAAATGCTGCTGAAAGACGCCAATAGAAAGTATTTTTGGAGG GTCTTCTCCCATGGGACTTTACACCACATCCTGGATGGTTTGAACGAAGAAAAGAGCAACTGGATGCGATTTGTAAACCCTGCCTGCTGCATCAACGAGCAGAACTTGATTGCATGCCAGAGTGGTTTGGACATCTACTTCTACACTATTAAGCCTCTTCTTCCGGGCCAAGAGATGTTGGTGTGGTACAGCTCAGAACTTGCCCAGCGTTGTAACTACCCACCACTAGGGCAGCTAAATATGGACTGTGCTG CAGAGCAACATCAATTGCAGAGGAAGACAACAGAGAAACGAGGACACAGTGTGAAAGAGATACTCAGAGAAGAACCTTCAAAACCTCTTACTAGCATTCACCAACAAATGGACAGTTTTTCATCTCAGGGCAACTTCTCAATTTTGCCAATTGTCTACCCAATTCAGCCACATTCTGAATCTATCCATAGATATGCATCCCTGCCCCCTCTACCATCTTGTAGCCCTCCAGTTGCCAAAAAGTCCGCTTTAAGTAATCACATTCCTTCTAATTTGCACTTCAATTTCCAGCACAGTCCAGGCCACGTTGTAGCCAAACCTTACCCAGAACTCTCAGTGCAGGATCGTGTTTATCCTACCTTTAGGCACGCTCCCTATTTCCTTCCTCACTACTCAACTTGCCCCGACAGAATTCTACCTCACCCCTACTTGTCCTACCCTGATCGACTAAAACCCTACCTGACACTCTCCACTCATTTACTGCCTTTTGATGGCTATGCAAACCTACACCATTCAGGGAACAAGAACTTTACACTTGCACTATCAAATACCAAAGAAGACCTCATTCCTTCCCCAACTGGGGAtaccaaaaatgaaaacaacctCACATCTCGAAAAACAGACGACCTCAAGATTCCCTGCAAGCATTCAGGTGATGCCGACCTCCCTTTACCCTCCACATCCACCCTTACATCAGTGTTTACCAACCCATACAAAACGCAGCCCTCGCTCATCCCTGGCGGGTGCTCACCACCATTGGGTATGGCAGCTTCATTCGACCATGCCCCCTCAAAACCTACTACACCCTTGCCAAGCAACACCACACATGCAATGGACCTCAGTAAGGGCAAAAAAGAGGATCATGTGAGTGGCTACAAGACCTTGTCATACCCACTCACCAGGCAGAATGGAAAGATCCGGTACGAGTGCAATATCTGCAGGAAGGTCTTTGGCCAACTGTCAAACCTGAAG GTCCACCTGCGAGTGCACAGTGGAGAACGCCCCTTCAGATGCCAGACCTGCAATAAGAACTTTACACAACTGGCCCATCTGCAGAAACACTACCTGGTTCACACCGGAGAGAAGCCCCATGAATGCAAG GTATGCCACAAGCGATTCAGCAGCACCAGTAATTTGAAGACCCACCAAAGGCTACACTCAGGCGAGCGGCCGTACCAGTGCAAGGTGTGCCCAGCCCGGTTTACTCAGTTCATCCACCTGAAGCTTCACAAACGCCTCCACACTGGAGAGCGTCCGTACCGGTGTCCCTGTTGCCCCAGTGCCTACTTTCACCAGTGCAGCCTTCAGGTACATCTTCGGGGCTTCTGCCCTCTCTCGCCTTCCTCTCCGCACCATCATTCCCCCGAGGAGCTCCAGAGAGTCAACTCAGAAATCGAAAGTTTCGATGTGAGCGAAGAGGCCGAGCATCTTGAGGCCATGGCAGCAGAGGCCAAGATGGACAAAAGGGATGTGCTTGACCTCATACAAAGGATGGACACTCGGCCCTTCAGCCGGCAGGACAGAGCTACAGAGGTCTCTGAACTCTTTGATTCAGTGAAGAGAGTTTCACTAATGCAAATTCACCACGGATCTCCTTTACCTCTACATCCAAGCACCATCAAGCGTGAGTCAGGCAGCATGTCAGAGACTGAAGACGGCCTTGGTAATCCAGCCATATAA
- the prdm1c gene encoding PR domain zinc finger protein 1 isoform X2, with protein sequence MTRTGTSLTAPGFVSGIFTGCMGQWGQRGSLHEGSALKFVCPVVAEAGKGSSSESSQVMLTSEGSPHRTEVMAVAVAESDMTSWSEADFEEKCTYIVKDQPLEEVSKSDRKTRAERSLPRNLTLRRRLGSVQVSGVTSTELIPKGTRFGPLVGERYTNEMLLKDANRKYFWRVFSHGTLHHILDGLNEEKSNWMRFVNPACCINEQNLIACQSGLDIYFYTIKPLLPGQEMLVWYSSELAQRCNYPPLGQLNMDCAEQHQLQRKTTEKRGHSVKEILREEPSKPLTSIHQQMDSFSSQGNFSILPIVYPIQPHSESIHRYASLPPLPSCSPPVAKKSALSNHIPSNLHFNFQHSPGHVVAKPYPELSVQDRVYPTFRHAPYFLPHYSTCPDRILPHPYLSYPDRLKPYLTLSTHLLPFDGYANLHHSGNKNFTLALSNTKEDLIPSPTGDTKNENNLTSRKTDDLKIPCKHSGDADLPLPSTSTLTSVFTNPYKTQPSLIPGGCSPPLGMAASFDHAPSKPTTPLPSNTTHAMDLSKGKKEDHVSGYKTLSYPLTRQNGKIRYECNICRKVFGQLSNLKVHLRVHSGERPFRCQTCNKNFTQLAHLQKHYLVHTGEKPHECKVCHKRFSSTSNLKTHQRLHSGERPYQCKVCPARFTQFIHLKLHKRLHTGERPYRCPCCPSAYFHQCSLQVHLRGFCPLSPSSPHHHSPEELQRVNSEIESFDVSEEAEHLEAMAAEAKMDKRDVLDLIQRMDTRPFSRQDRATEVSELFDSVKRVSLMQIHHGSPLPLHPSTIKRESGSMSETEDGLGNPAI encoded by the exons ATGACGCGCACAGGAACCTCCCTCACAGCTCCGGGGTTTGTGAGTGGGATTTTCACAGGATGCATGGGACAGTGGGGGCAGAGGGGCAGCCTGCATGAGGGGTCCGCTTTGAAGTTTGTTTGTCCGGTAGTAGCTGAGGCTGGGAAA gGCTCGTCCTCTGAGAGCAGCCAAGTCATGTTAACCTCTGAAGGGTCACCGCACAGGACAGAGGTCATGGCGGTTGCAGTGGCAGAGTCTGACATGACATCGTGGAGCGAGGCCGACTTTGAAGAGAAGTGCACATACATTGTGAAGGACCAACCGCTGGAAGAAGTGTCTAAAAGCGACAGAAAGACAAGAGCCGAGAGGTCCTTGCCCAGGAATCTGACGCTGAGACGCCGGCTAGGCTCCGTTCAG GTGAGTGGAGTGACCAGCACAGAGTTGATACCAAAGGGGACACGTTTTGGACCTCTGGTGGGGGAAAGATACACCAATGAAATGCTGCTGAAAGACGCCAATAGAAAGTATTTTTGGAGG GTCTTCTCCCATGGGACTTTACACCACATCCTGGATGGTTTGAACGAAGAAAAGAGCAACTGGATGCGATTTGTAAACCCTGCCTGCTGCATCAACGAGCAGAACTTGATTGCATGCCAGAGTGGTTTGGACATCTACTTCTACACTATTAAGCCTCTTCTTCCGGGCCAAGAGATGTTGGTGTGGTACAGCTCAGAACTTGCCCAGCGTTGTAACTACCCACCACTAGGGCAGCTAAATATGGACTGTGCTG AGCAACATCAATTGCAGAGGAAGACAACAGAGAAACGAGGACACAGTGTGAAAGAGATACTCAGAGAAGAACCTTCAAAACCTCTTACTAGCATTCACCAACAAATGGACAGTTTTTCATCTCAGGGCAACTTCTCAATTTTGCCAATTGTCTACCCAATTCAGCCACATTCTGAATCTATCCATAGATATGCATCCCTGCCCCCTCTACCATCTTGTAGCCCTCCAGTTGCCAAAAAGTCCGCTTTAAGTAATCACATTCCTTCTAATTTGCACTTCAATTTCCAGCACAGTCCAGGCCACGTTGTAGCCAAACCTTACCCAGAACTCTCAGTGCAGGATCGTGTTTATCCTACCTTTAGGCACGCTCCCTATTTCCTTCCTCACTACTCAACTTGCCCCGACAGAATTCTACCTCACCCCTACTTGTCCTACCCTGATCGACTAAAACCCTACCTGACACTCTCCACTCATTTACTGCCTTTTGATGGCTATGCAAACCTACACCATTCAGGGAACAAGAACTTTACACTTGCACTATCAAATACCAAAGAAGACCTCATTCCTTCCCCAACTGGGGAtaccaaaaatgaaaacaacctCACATCTCGAAAAACAGACGACCTCAAGATTCCCTGCAAGCATTCAGGTGATGCCGACCTCCCTTTACCCTCCACATCCACCCTTACATCAGTGTTTACCAACCCATACAAAACGCAGCCCTCGCTCATCCCTGGCGGGTGCTCACCACCATTGGGTATGGCAGCTTCATTCGACCATGCCCCCTCAAAACCTACTACACCCTTGCCAAGCAACACCACACATGCAATGGACCTCAGTAAGGGCAAAAAAGAGGATCATGTGAGTGGCTACAAGACCTTGTCATACCCACTCACCAGGCAGAATGGAAAGATCCGGTACGAGTGCAATATCTGCAGGAAGGTCTTTGGCCAACTGTCAAACCTGAAG GTCCACCTGCGAGTGCACAGTGGAGAACGCCCCTTCAGATGCCAGACCTGCAATAAGAACTTTACACAACTGGCCCATCTGCAGAAACACTACCTGGTTCACACCGGAGAGAAGCCCCATGAATGCAAG GTATGCCACAAGCGATTCAGCAGCACCAGTAATTTGAAGACCCACCAAAGGCTACACTCAGGCGAGCGGCCGTACCAGTGCAAGGTGTGCCCAGCCCGGTTTACTCAGTTCATCCACCTGAAGCTTCACAAACGCCTCCACACTGGAGAGCGTCCGTACCGGTGTCCCTGTTGCCCCAGTGCCTACTTTCACCAGTGCAGCCTTCAGGTACATCTTCGGGGCTTCTGCCCTCTCTCGCCTTCCTCTCCGCACCATCATTCCCCCGAGGAGCTCCAGAGAGTCAACTCAGAAATCGAAAGTTTCGATGTGAGCGAAGAGGCCGAGCATCTTGAGGCCATGGCAGCAGAGGCCAAGATGGACAAAAGGGATGTGCTTGACCTCATACAAAGGATGGACACTCGGCCCTTCAGCCGGCAGGACAGAGCTACAGAGGTCTCTGAACTCTTTGATTCAGTGAAGAGAGTTTCACTAATGCAAATTCACCACGGATCTCCTTTACCTCTACATCCAAGCACCATCAAGCGTGAGTCAGGCAGCATGTCAGAGACTGAAGACGGCCTTGGTAATCCAGCCATATAA
- the prdm1c gene encoding PR domain zinc finger protein 1 isoform X4 has translation MCGSSQGFTGSSSESSQVMLTSEGSPHRTEVMAVAVAESDMTSWSEADFEEKCTYIVKDQPLEEVSKSDRKTRAERSLPRNLTLRRRLGSVQVSGVTSTELIPKGTRFGPLVGERYTNEMLLKDANRKYFWRVFSHGTLHHILDGLNEEKSNWMRFVNPACCINEQNLIACQSGLDIYFYTIKPLLPGQEMLVWYSSELAQRCNYPPLGQLNMDCAEQHQLQRKTTEKRGHSVKEILREEPSKPLTSIHQQMDSFSSQGNFSILPIVYPIQPHSESIHRYASLPPLPSCSPPVAKKSALSNHIPSNLHFNFQHSPGHVVAKPYPELSVQDRVYPTFRHAPYFLPHYSTCPDRILPHPYLSYPDRLKPYLTLSTHLLPFDGYANLHHSGNKNFTLALSNTKEDLIPSPTGDTKNENNLTSRKTDDLKIPCKHSGDADLPLPSTSTLTSVFTNPYKTQPSLIPGGCSPPLGMAASFDHAPSKPTTPLPSNTTHAMDLSKGKKEDHVSGYKTLSYPLTRQNGKIRYECNICRKVFGQLSNLKVHLRVHSGERPFRCQTCNKNFTQLAHLQKHYLVHTGEKPHECKVCHKRFSSTSNLKTHQRLHSGERPYQCKVCPARFTQFIHLKLHKRLHTGERPYRCPCCPSAYFHQCSLQVHLRGFCPLSPSSPHHHSPEELQRVNSEIESFDVSEEAEHLEAMAAEAKMDKRDVLDLIQRMDTRPFSRQDRATEVSELFDSVKRVSLMQIHHGSPLPLHPSTIKRESGSMSETEDGLGNPAI, from the exons gGCTCGTCCTCTGAGAGCAGCCAAGTCATGTTAACCTCTGAAGGGTCACCGCACAGGACAGAGGTCATGGCGGTTGCAGTGGCAGAGTCTGACATGACATCGTGGAGCGAGGCCGACTTTGAAGAGAAGTGCACATACATTGTGAAGGACCAACCGCTGGAAGAAGTGTCTAAAAGCGACAGAAAGACAAGAGCCGAGAGGTCCTTGCCCAGGAATCTGACGCTGAGACGCCGGCTAGGCTCCGTTCAG GTGAGTGGAGTGACCAGCACAGAGTTGATACCAAAGGGGACACGTTTTGGACCTCTGGTGGGGGAAAGATACACCAATGAAATGCTGCTGAAAGACGCCAATAGAAAGTATTTTTGGAGG GTCTTCTCCCATGGGACTTTACACCACATCCTGGATGGTTTGAACGAAGAAAAGAGCAACTGGATGCGATTTGTAAACCCTGCCTGCTGCATCAACGAGCAGAACTTGATTGCATGCCAGAGTGGTTTGGACATCTACTTCTACACTATTAAGCCTCTTCTTCCGGGCCAAGAGATGTTGGTGTGGTACAGCTCAGAACTTGCCCAGCGTTGTAACTACCCACCACTAGGGCAGCTAAATATGGACTGTGCTG AGCAACATCAATTGCAGAGGAAGACAACAGAGAAACGAGGACACAGTGTGAAAGAGATACTCAGAGAAGAACCTTCAAAACCTCTTACTAGCATTCACCAACAAATGGACAGTTTTTCATCTCAGGGCAACTTCTCAATTTTGCCAATTGTCTACCCAATTCAGCCACATTCTGAATCTATCCATAGATATGCATCCCTGCCCCCTCTACCATCTTGTAGCCCTCCAGTTGCCAAAAAGTCCGCTTTAAGTAATCACATTCCTTCTAATTTGCACTTCAATTTCCAGCACAGTCCAGGCCACGTTGTAGCCAAACCTTACCCAGAACTCTCAGTGCAGGATCGTGTTTATCCTACCTTTAGGCACGCTCCCTATTTCCTTCCTCACTACTCAACTTGCCCCGACAGAATTCTACCTCACCCCTACTTGTCCTACCCTGATCGACTAAAACCCTACCTGACACTCTCCACTCATTTACTGCCTTTTGATGGCTATGCAAACCTACACCATTCAGGGAACAAGAACTTTACACTTGCACTATCAAATACCAAAGAAGACCTCATTCCTTCCCCAACTGGGGAtaccaaaaatgaaaacaacctCACATCTCGAAAAACAGACGACCTCAAGATTCCCTGCAAGCATTCAGGTGATGCCGACCTCCCTTTACCCTCCACATCCACCCTTACATCAGTGTTTACCAACCCATACAAAACGCAGCCCTCGCTCATCCCTGGCGGGTGCTCACCACCATTGGGTATGGCAGCTTCATTCGACCATGCCCCCTCAAAACCTACTACACCCTTGCCAAGCAACACCACACATGCAATGGACCTCAGTAAGGGCAAAAAAGAGGATCATGTGAGTGGCTACAAGACCTTGTCATACCCACTCACCAGGCAGAATGGAAAGATCCGGTACGAGTGCAATATCTGCAGGAAGGTCTTTGGCCAACTGTCAAACCTGAAG GTCCACCTGCGAGTGCACAGTGGAGAACGCCCCTTCAGATGCCAGACCTGCAATAAGAACTTTACACAACTGGCCCATCTGCAGAAACACTACCTGGTTCACACCGGAGAGAAGCCCCATGAATGCAAG GTATGCCACAAGCGATTCAGCAGCACCAGTAATTTGAAGACCCACCAAAGGCTACACTCAGGCGAGCGGCCGTACCAGTGCAAGGTGTGCCCAGCCCGGTTTACTCAGTTCATCCACCTGAAGCTTCACAAACGCCTCCACACTGGAGAGCGTCCGTACCGGTGTCCCTGTTGCCCCAGTGCCTACTTTCACCAGTGCAGCCTTCAGGTACATCTTCGGGGCTTCTGCCCTCTCTCGCCTTCCTCTCCGCACCATCATTCCCCCGAGGAGCTCCAGAGAGTCAACTCAGAAATCGAAAGTTTCGATGTGAGCGAAGAGGCCGAGCATCTTGAGGCCATGGCAGCAGAGGCCAAGATGGACAAAAGGGATGTGCTTGACCTCATACAAAGGATGGACACTCGGCCCTTCAGCCGGCAGGACAGAGCTACAGAGGTCTCTGAACTCTTTGATTCAGTGAAGAGAGTTTCACTAATGCAAATTCACCACGGATCTCCTTTACCTCTACATCCAAGCACCATCAAGCGTGAGTCAGGCAGCATGTCAGAGACTGAAGACGGCCTTGGTAATCCAGCCATATAA
- the prdm1c gene encoding PR domain zinc finger protein 1 isoform X1 — protein MTRTGTSLTAPGFVSGIFTGCMGQWGQRGSLHEGSALKFVCPVVAEAGKGSSSESSQVMLTSEGSPHRTEVMAVAVAESDMTSWSEADFEEKCTYIVKDQPLEEVSKSDRKTRAERSLPRNLTLRRRLGSVQVSGVTSTELIPKGTRFGPLVGERYTNEMLLKDANRKYFWRVFSHGTLHHILDGLNEEKSNWMRFVNPACCINEQNLIACQSGLDIYFYTIKPLLPGQEMLVWYSSELAQRCNYPPLGQLNMDCAAEQHQLQRKTTEKRGHSVKEILREEPSKPLTSIHQQMDSFSSQGNFSILPIVYPIQPHSESIHRYASLPPLPSCSPPVAKKSALSNHIPSNLHFNFQHSPGHVVAKPYPELSVQDRVYPTFRHAPYFLPHYSTCPDRILPHPYLSYPDRLKPYLTLSTHLLPFDGYANLHHSGNKNFTLALSNTKEDLIPSPTGDTKNENNLTSRKTDDLKIPCKHSGDADLPLPSTSTLTSVFTNPYKTQPSLIPGGCSPPLGMAASFDHAPSKPTTPLPSNTTHAMDLSKGKKEDHVSGYKTLSYPLTRQNGKIRYECNICRKVFGQLSNLKVHLRVHSGERPFRCQTCNKNFTQLAHLQKHYLVHTGEKPHECKVCHKRFSSTSNLKTHQRLHSGERPYQCKVCPARFTQFIHLKLHKRLHTGERPYRCPCCPSAYFHQCSLQVHLRGFCPLSPSSPHHHSPEELQRVNSEIESFDVSEEAEHLEAMAAEAKMDKRDVLDLIQRMDTRPFSRQDRATEVSELFDSVKRVSLMQIHHGSPLPLHPSTIKRESGSMSETEDGLGNPAI, from the exons ATGACGCGCACAGGAACCTCCCTCACAGCTCCGGGGTTTGTGAGTGGGATTTTCACAGGATGCATGGGACAGTGGGGGCAGAGGGGCAGCCTGCATGAGGGGTCCGCTTTGAAGTTTGTTTGTCCGGTAGTAGCTGAGGCTGGGAAA gGCTCGTCCTCTGAGAGCAGCCAAGTCATGTTAACCTCTGAAGGGTCACCGCACAGGACAGAGGTCATGGCGGTTGCAGTGGCAGAGTCTGACATGACATCGTGGAGCGAGGCCGACTTTGAAGAGAAGTGCACATACATTGTGAAGGACCAACCGCTGGAAGAAGTGTCTAAAAGCGACAGAAAGACAAGAGCCGAGAGGTCCTTGCCCAGGAATCTGACGCTGAGACGCCGGCTAGGCTCCGTTCAG GTGAGTGGAGTGACCAGCACAGAGTTGATACCAAAGGGGACACGTTTTGGACCTCTGGTGGGGGAAAGATACACCAATGAAATGCTGCTGAAAGACGCCAATAGAAAGTATTTTTGGAGG GTCTTCTCCCATGGGACTTTACACCACATCCTGGATGGTTTGAACGAAGAAAAGAGCAACTGGATGCGATTTGTAAACCCTGCCTGCTGCATCAACGAGCAGAACTTGATTGCATGCCAGAGTGGTTTGGACATCTACTTCTACACTATTAAGCCTCTTCTTCCGGGCCAAGAGATGTTGGTGTGGTACAGCTCAGAACTTGCCCAGCGTTGTAACTACCCACCACTAGGGCAGCTAAATATGGACTGTGCTG CAGAGCAACATCAATTGCAGAGGAAGACAACAGAGAAACGAGGACACAGTGTGAAAGAGATACTCAGAGAAGAACCTTCAAAACCTCTTACTAGCATTCACCAACAAATGGACAGTTTTTCATCTCAGGGCAACTTCTCAATTTTGCCAATTGTCTACCCAATTCAGCCACATTCTGAATCTATCCATAGATATGCATCCCTGCCCCCTCTACCATCTTGTAGCCCTCCAGTTGCCAAAAAGTCCGCTTTAAGTAATCACATTCCTTCTAATTTGCACTTCAATTTCCAGCACAGTCCAGGCCACGTTGTAGCCAAACCTTACCCAGAACTCTCAGTGCAGGATCGTGTTTATCCTACCTTTAGGCACGCTCCCTATTTCCTTCCTCACTACTCAACTTGCCCCGACAGAATTCTACCTCACCCCTACTTGTCCTACCCTGATCGACTAAAACCCTACCTGACACTCTCCACTCATTTACTGCCTTTTGATGGCTATGCAAACCTACACCATTCAGGGAACAAGAACTTTACACTTGCACTATCAAATACCAAAGAAGACCTCATTCCTTCCCCAACTGGGGAtaccaaaaatgaaaacaacctCACATCTCGAAAAACAGACGACCTCAAGATTCCCTGCAAGCATTCAGGTGATGCCGACCTCCCTTTACCCTCCACATCCACCCTTACATCAGTGTTTACCAACCCATACAAAACGCAGCCCTCGCTCATCCCTGGCGGGTGCTCACCACCATTGGGTATGGCAGCTTCATTCGACCATGCCCCCTCAAAACCTACTACACCCTTGCCAAGCAACACCACACATGCAATGGACCTCAGTAAGGGCAAAAAAGAGGATCATGTGAGTGGCTACAAGACCTTGTCATACCCACTCACCAGGCAGAATGGAAAGATCCGGTACGAGTGCAATATCTGCAGGAAGGTCTTTGGCCAACTGTCAAACCTGAAG GTCCACCTGCGAGTGCACAGTGGAGAACGCCCCTTCAGATGCCAGACCTGCAATAAGAACTTTACACAACTGGCCCATCTGCAGAAACACTACCTGGTTCACACCGGAGAGAAGCCCCATGAATGCAAG GTATGCCACAAGCGATTCAGCAGCACCAGTAATTTGAAGACCCACCAAAGGCTACACTCAGGCGAGCGGCCGTACCAGTGCAAGGTGTGCCCAGCCCGGTTTACTCAGTTCATCCACCTGAAGCTTCACAAACGCCTCCACACTGGAGAGCGTCCGTACCGGTGTCCCTGTTGCCCCAGTGCCTACTTTCACCAGTGCAGCCTTCAGGTACATCTTCGGGGCTTCTGCCCTCTCTCGCCTTCCTCTCCGCACCATCATTCCCCCGAGGAGCTCCAGAGAGTCAACTCAGAAATCGAAAGTTTCGATGTGAGCGAAGAGGCCGAGCATCTTGAGGCCATGGCAGCAGAGGCCAAGATGGACAAAAGGGATGTGCTTGACCTCATACAAAGGATGGACACTCGGCCCTTCAGCCGGCAGGACAGAGCTACAGAGGTCTCTGAACTCTTTGATTCAGTGAAGAGAGTTTCACTAATGCAAATTCACCACGGATCTCCTTTACCTCTACATCCAAGCACCATCAAGCGTGAGTCAGGCAGCATGTCAGAGACTGAAGACGGCCTTGGTAATCCAGCCATATAA